One Borrelia puertoricensis genomic window, TAAAAATTTTCTTGTTATTAACTGTTATAATTAATCTTTCCGCTGATAGGACAGAAGAAAGAAAACAATACGATATATACGATGATGCAAAAAAAAAATTAGTACGCGTTAAAGATTGGAAAACCAATGTTAATAACTTGAAAAATATTGGTCCATATTTTACAAAATTCACCGAAAGGATTAAATCTTTAACTGACAAAAAACTTGCCTATGAAATCCAAGACGTCTTCACTACAAGCCTATGCAAGCCAATATCAGAAGATGAAAATGTCGTACCAAAAGAACATATACCTCTATTTGAAAAATATTACAAATTCATCAAAGCTCTCAAACATAAAAACCTTGACCAAGCTGCTTATATCCTATATGAAATATATGACTTAAATAAAATGTTTACTAACATAGATGAATCTATCAAAACAACCCATTATTTATTAATTACATATATAAAAGTCAAAGACAAAAATCAACACAAAGCTGTTTACAAAAAACTTGAAAACATATATGACAAACTAAGACAAAAATACTTCTCAATACTCAACATACTTGACCACAATGATATAGACAATAATTTTGAAAAATTCATGCTTAAGTTCATAGAATTTCACAAATTAGTCGCACATATGGATTCTAACATAACAAACCTGATGATATATGCTTATCTAGTATAATTAACTTTTAAGGAGCAAAATATGATTTTAAAAAATAAATATTTGGCTTTAACCTTACTTCTCAGTTTGATTGGTTGTAAGTTCTTTTTACTGATGAAGAAATTCACACAAGGTATTCACAAACACTTGATAAAGTAAACTCCATGATGATGAACACTAATGAGATAGACATGAAAAATATTTTTAGTGATAATCAGCTATCTAAAATTAATAACAAAAGTACAAAAGATATATCTCCTAAACAAACCAAACCTCAAAAAAGTATATCAGTTTTAACTCAACCTGAGACAAAAAAAAAAAAATTCAGTTTGCCTACACACAAAGATATTACTATTATAACTGCTGATACAAGCCAAAGTAAAAATTATTCTAATAGTAATATCATTATTGATAATGCTTCAATCATTACTTCAAATACTGATGAAAATATAGTAACACAAAAAATAGTCATTAATACTCCTGCAAAAACAGATTTAACTCATACAACAGAACACAACAACATATCAACACTAGATGATGATACAACCTACCCAAGTCAAAATAATACTAATAATCCTTCTCCTCAAAACAGTAAGACAATTGAACACCCAATTCCTCTCATAGGCAACAGTAAAACTCCTCTGAATGCATTAAATGGTGAATCACATAATATTCAATACGGATATACCTATAACTTACATTATGACTCAAACCCAATAATATCAGGTTCATACTCTGACAGTTCCATAACAATTGAGGAATATGAATTTGACGAAGATGAGGATGAAGATTCGAAGTTAGAAACCAGATTAGACAACCAATATAAATTTAACTTAAATAAAACTACAAATAGTGTTGAGCAAGCACTTAAATTAGCTGAACAAATAAAAGATGATTTGGAAAAAGTTGAATTCCATAGGATCAAATTAAGCAATTATTATGGAATAAGAGCTGAAGAACATGAAAAACAAACGGCAAGAGAAGAACTCTCCAAATTTACAAAAGATAAATTAGAAGCAGATCTTAAAAAACTTCTAAGTGAAATTGAAAAGGGTTTCAATGCAGCTACAATACTCATTACTTATAATGATTACGGTGGAAATCTACAAAGCGACCTATCTGCAAAGACAAAATTAGATGAACTCAAAACTGAAGTAAGTTCTTTAATTACAAAAATACAAAAACTCAATAACAAAAATTACCAAGCATATCCTACATCATCTTATGATAATTACCAATCATACCAAGCATTAAAAAATCCATACTCAAAACTTACATTAGTAAAAGACTTACTTACTCACACAGGTACTCTTACCAGATAAATAGGATTTTTACTTACTCTAAATAAAAAATAGGAAGATAGGCTTATGTTAAGCTATCTTCCTTTGTATTTAAATATCATTAATAATTACTTAATTGTATCTAGCACACCTACAATTTTATCATATACTGATTTCACTCCAGGAATTTTAACTGTAATTAGATCTTTATATTTTTTCTCAACATGCTTTATTAATTTCTCACTGTCAGAATCAATATTATCTGTCTTGGCTTTATAAGATGCAATAAGACTATCTACAGCTTTTATAAAAGCTTCTCTTTGTGACTTAATTTCGTCAAACTTTGTTTTAACTTCTTTTAAATCAACAAGACTCAATTTAGCAAGTTTCTCTTTACTCTTTTCTAACTTATCAATTACTTTCTCAAAATTAGATTGAAGATGTTCTCTACCTGCACTTATTATATCCTTAATCCATGTACCCTTGTTTGCAGCATCTGATTCTATCTTTTTAAGAATCTTTGCAAATTCTTTTATTTTTCCTTTATCGTATCCCAAAGAGGAATAAAATAATCTTCTTGCTTCCTTATTCTCAACACTATCTAGTGTCTTATTATTAACAGCATCTGTCACTGCTTTAAATACTTCATCCTTCATTTCATATTGATTTCCATCCTCAACTTCAGCCTTATCTTTCTTTACTACTGTAATAAGACTTTCGGTATCCTTTTTAAGCTCAGATATTAACTCTGCCTTATCAGCAACATCCTTATCTTCCTTTGCTGGTTCATCTCCTTGAATATCATTTACAACCTTTGCTAAATCATCGACATTAGCTTGTTTGTATGACTCATCTCCTTGAACACCATCTACAACCTTTTTTGGAACATCTTTGTTTCCTTTTTTACTACCCAATAATTTAGAATTTAGATCACAAGATACTAATCCTATAATTAACAATGTAAATATAAATAGGTTTGTTCTCATAAATATTCTCCTTCCTTGAAATTAATAATGATTATTATATTAAATAATAATCATTATTAATTTAAAATATATATCACTTTGTCTAAAATACAAATTATTTTATTTAAAATTCTCTATTTTTTTTATTCTCTCTTAAAAAGACGTAGTACTATGTTTTACACTACTATCGTTATTTATTTAAAACTATTCTTTTTATCTTGATATTGTTTGGTATGATTTTGGTGCAAACAACTATATCCCCTAGATTAATTGCTAAAATAATCAAAAATAGATTACTATCAATTAGTATGATTTTATATATATATAACCCAAGAAAACATATTCTCTGTTTGACCTTTTAAATCACAAAAAAATCTTATACTTTAAATGACCTTTATTATTTACTACTGGCCTTTATCTATAAGTCTTTATTTTAAATTTCTTCAACTCCAGTAGCCTTTAAAAACAATTTATCCTCTTGATTAACTATAGCTTGACAACATAATAGGGTCTTTGACATCAAATATCACTGCCTCCAATAATTCTTTTTCCTCTTTTTAATATCTGTTTAAATAAAAAAGAATCTCCTTTCACAGAAGACTCTTCTTTAAAACACTAGTATTAGACGATATATATTCATACCCTCACATATATTCTTATCTTGCAAAATTCTCTAGAACAGTTTTTGCCTCACTAATAAGTTCTTCTATTTCTTTCTTTATTACCTTTGCCTCAATTAACTTCATAGAAGAAGATTCTAATTGAGTTAACGCATTCTCTGCTTCTCTTCGTGCCTGTCTAGATACTAAATCACTCTCTCCTCTTCTTGACCTCCAGTAATTTCTATGTTTATTTATCAATCTTTCAGTAATACCTTCTTTTAATGTCACCTTAGCCTTATTAAAGAATAATTTTGCTGATCCTAACTCATCAAGTCCACTATCAACTTGAATCATAAGTCTATCAATATTAGACCTTTGCTCATTTAATTGATTGTAAGATTGAATTAGCTTCTGTATCTGTATCCTATTAATCTGTCTCTTATTACGTCTAGAATAACGCTCTATTTTATTTTGAATTTTATTATTAAGTTCTGAGAAAATATCATAAAAACTGGTTTTTATCTGCTCATAGTCGTTCTTAAGACCTAACATCCGTTCCTCTGTTAATTTAGCAAATTCAGAAGCTTGAAACACACTTTCTGCCTTTTCAATTTCTTCTTGTGCTTCTTTTTCGGATTCAGTACTTGGAACTAAATCTTTTTCTTCTATTTTTATTACTTCTTCTTGAACATAATATGGATCTACTTGCTTAGACACCTCAAATCCCGAATTAACAGGTTGTATTTCCATATCCTGTTGTATTTCTACTCCTTTCTCAAAATCATCTATAACATCTTCTTTTTGTTCCTGATTTCCTTGTTCATGGTTTAAATCTTTATTATCTTTGCTTTCATCTAAAACCTTTTCCCTTACTTCATTTAATAAATCATTAAGGGCATTCATATCACATGATAACAAACATAATAATGCTAACATACATACTGACAAAATACTTCTCTTCATATCTCCCTCCTGGGATATTAGATTATTTAATTATTAAGTCTCTATATTGAAATATAATAATTACTGGTAAATGTACACCCTTTTATTTTAAATAACAAAAATAAATTCCATAAAACCCCGATTATTTTATTCCGTAATAATTAAAATCTATTTAAAATTATTTTAACAAAATAAAATTAATTACATACCAAACAAAACTAATCTTATAATACTTACTTACACCTAATTAATAGGGAACTGAATAAAAGTTACTGTCTTATCTTTAGTACAAATATTTAATCTACTAAAATTCAAAAAAGAAAAACGATTCTCATGAATAGAGAAATAGTTTTCCTCAAATGACTTTATTTAGTTATGTATAATTTTATTGATAATTCTGATTATTAACTTTTAGCTTCAAGGGTCTGATTATCAGTAGTTAAAGTAGTATCAGTAGAATTAAATTTCATAGCATCTTTAACAGTCTTAAGGCCCACGTCAATAGTGTTTTTTATAGCAATAGTTAAAGTACCCAATGCTTTAGTTACTGCGCTTACTGCTGCTCCTTTAGCAGCAGTAACATAATCAACACTATCAGCAGTAGGACCAGCAAATTTACCATCCTTAGCCATAGCTGTTAATGCAATAGCACCTGCAATAGTTCCATCTTTAGCATTAGCCTTGGCAGCCTCAACAGCAGAATTAGCACCATTTTTAATCATGGCTTTCAAGATGTCAGCCCCAGTTACAGCACCAACAGCCTTAGCTGCATCAGCTGCAACCTTTTTTGCATTAGCATCATCACCAGCATTAGCAGCAAATAATTTACCTGCTTCACCATTACCATTAGCTGTTCTTGCGCTAAGATCCTCGGCTTTTTTATCAGTACCCGCCTCAGGATTTCCTTCTTTAAGTACCACAGCTACTATATCTTTAATACCCTTAACTAATTTATCGACTTCAGTCCCAACAACACCAGCAGCATTAGTAGCACCAACATTACCAATGTATGTCACCAGCATCTCCAATGACCTCACTGGCAGTCTTAGCCCCTTGGGTTATCTTATCAAGAGTAGTTGTAACTAAATTAGTTACAGCGGTTTCAACTGCAGAAGCATTAGGATTATTCTCAGCTTTCATGTCAGAACAATTTTCTCAAGGGACCTCTTAGTAGATGAAAGAGTATCCTGAACGGTCTTAAAATAAGCTGCAACATCAGACTTTTTAGTCTCAGTATTAAACCCTAAAACCCCTCCAACCATATCAGTAAGTGAAGTGAAAACATTTAAGAAGTCATTACCTAAACTAATAATAGATTTTAAGAATCTACCCTGAGAATCCTCAGCACTAGTAGTACCACTGCCACAACTAAGAAGTAAAAATAAAGTCATAAGTATAATATAAATAAAAGGAAAACATTCTTATGAAAAGAAAAGTTCTCCTCAAATGACTTTATTTAGTTATGTTTTATTAATAATTCTTTTACTGTTGCTGTCCATTAGCTGCTGCGTCTGCAGGTGTAGTAGAATCTGCAGACTTATCTTCTTGTGTAACTGTAGCAAGAGCTGCATTTATTGTTTTTATCCACTATCAACAGTATTTCTTATTGCTATTATTAGAGTACTTAAAGTCTTACCAACAGCACTAGCCGCTGCCCCATTAACTGCATTGGCTGATTTCTCTTCAGCCTTAGCAGCAAACTTACCACCCTTAGCCATTGCCCGAAGTGCTATTCCAGCAGCAATAACAGCGTCTTTCTTTGCTGCCTCTTTAATCTCTTTTTTGCCGTTAACAGCCTTAGCAATAGCAATCTCAGCAGCATCTGTAGCTTTTTCAATTCCTTCAGCATCATTAACTTTAGGATCTTCTTTGGATTTAGCAATAGCTTGCAAAATGTCAGCCCCAGTTACTGCCCCAATTGATGCACTAGCCTTAGCAGCTTCAGTTTCAGTACCACTATCCTTCTTTTCAAACAACTTACCAATATCCTTTTTATCATCTCCTGTTTTAGTAGCATCTGAATTCCCTTCATCTTTCTTTAAAACTACGTCAACAATTTCTTTAATCCCTTTAACAAGAGCGTTTACACTTGTAGCGTCTGCGGGTGCAGCATCTTGACCTGCAGTAAGAACACCACCAATAGCATCACTACCTTCAGCCCCTTTAGCAGCTTCCTTAGCCCCATCAGCAATTTTATCTAATGTGTTAGTGATAAAGGTATCAACAACTGTTTTAAGTTTTGTGTAATTTCCATTTTTTTCAACTTCTGCTTGTAACTTCTCTTTAACAGATATCATAGTTTTTTCAATAGCACTAAAGTATTCCCCTATATCAGATTTTTTAGTGTCAGCCTTAATACCAAAGGCCCCAGCAACCATATCAGAAAGAGAAGTAAAAACATTTAAGAACCCTTTACCCAAATTAGCAATAGAGTTTAAGAATACCTTTTAGGGGAGCTTCGCCTACTTTTACACTATTAGATCCTATTATTAAAAATAAAATCACTTACAACGAAAAAAAAAGACAACCTAGACATATCTCTAAGATTGACTTCTACTCTAATTACTCAATAATTTAATTTCTAACTATCTAGTTTACTTCTGACCTGCTGGTTTTGGGGCTCTTGTTTTATCTATTTCTCCTTTTGATTTCTCAAGAACATTCTTTACTGTTTTTTTGATTATATCCTCTACTGCTACCAATATCTTGTTTGCCACGGTTATTCCTACTCCTTGCGATTATCCTTGTCCTCCTTGTCCATCTGCTGCAGATGCTAGTTTGCCTGTTTTAACCAATGAACGTAGTGCTATTCCTCCACTCACCGCACTTGCTAACGCTGAATCTTGTGCTAAATTAGCTGCAGTAGCTCCTCCTTTAGCAAAAGACACCGCACTTGTATTTGCAGTTGCTGCTGCCGCCAGTGCTGCATCACCTTCTGTTGACTCAACTATTGATGCTAGTATTTCCTCTCCACTCACACTTGCTAATATCAATGCTGCTTTACCTGCATCTGCTGCTGGTTTACCAGCACTCGTAGCCAATATTTTAGCACCATCCTTATTATCTGCATTATCTACTTTTAATGTTGTTGCTCCTACTTTTGGCTTTGAAATACCTTCTGTAGTAGCTGTATCCACTATTCCTTTCAATGAATTATATCCTTTCTTTAATTCAGTTTCATCTGCAGCTGTTCCTGCAGCATCACTTGCTGCATCACCTACCTTGTTAGCATCACCTACTTGACCTAAAGAGTCTAAATAGTTTTTCGATGTGTTTAAAGTAGCCTTAGCAGTATCAACTGCTTCCTTAATTATCTTGTTTATACTACCTTTATCAAGCTCTGTTTTTGATTTTTTTGCTACTTGTTCTAACTCTGCTGATGCTTCTCCAAGCTTATTACCTAGGCTACTAAAATAACCGGCTACATCACTCTTCTTTGTATCTTTAGTTACTCTAAATCCTAATGTACTAGAGAGTAATTCTAAAAATGAATAAAAAGCATTCTCAGCACTTCTACCTACATCAATTAGGACTGAACTTAAACTGCTCCCTCCTGTAGCTGCCCCGCCACCATTAGGTGAATCAAGTGATTGTTGTCCACTGCCACAGCTAAGAAGTAAAAATAAGTAAGTTAAGTTATTATTAAGTTCTAAAACAAGATAAAAACAAGACATAAATATAAGTCTAAAAGGTAAAAGAAATCAAAATAATCTAAAGAGGTATATTAAAATAGTAAAGAAAGTAAATATAGAATAAAAAAGGAAAAAAGCTAAGAGAAGGATACCCTTAGCTTATTATTTATAGACTTTATTTTATCAGATAATTATCTTTGACTAAAAACTCTAATCTTATAATAAATAATTAATTTATTTATCCTTAGTTAGATTGAGCAGGTGATGCTGATTTAGTAGAAGTTGTAAGCACATTAATAGCAGACGTTACTGCAGCTTCAGCATCATTTAACAATGCATCAATCGCTGTATTAATCTCACCAAGTTCTTTTGCACCATTATCCCCATTAGCCTTATTTACATAATCTATAGCTTTTTTCGCATTCTCATCAGTAGTAGCTCCATCAGCAGCTCCCAAAACAGCATGTTGATTTTTCAACTTAGCTGTAAATGCTTTGGTCTTATCCTCAACATCTTTAACCTTTCCATTTAAACCTTTAAGGGAATCCGCTATTTTTAACTCTCCTACTTTTGCTTCTATAGCTGCAGCAATACTAACTACCCCAGCAATTAAAGAACCATTTTTATCAGCTACGGCTTCTAAAGTGCCATCATTTTTAATTTTTTTCCCAATAGCTTTAGCAAGCTCATCAATGGATTTAACTAAAGTATGAATTTCTTTAACACTCTTAGCAAAAGCAACCGAGTCTTTTATGTTCTTAGTTATTGTAACTAGGTCAATAAGAGTACCATCAGATTTAGCAGCCTGCCCATCTTTAGTAGCAGCCCCTGAAGTATTACAAGAGCTAAGTAAAAATAAAGTCAAAAATAACGCACATAAAGTAATTCTTTTCATTATCACGTGCCTCCTTTTTACCTCAGGAAGGCAAGATATAGATAAAAGGAAAACGGTTCTCATAAAGAGAGAAGAGTTTTCCTCAAATGACTTTATTTAGTTATGTATATTTTATTGATAATTCTGATTATTGACCTTTAGTTTCAGGGGTCTGATTATCAGTAGTTAAAGGGGTATCAGTAGGATTAATTTTCATAGCTTCTTTAACAGTCTTAAGACCTGAGTCAATAGTGTTTCTTATTGCTATGGTGAGAGTACCCAAAGCCTTGTTTACAGCACTTACAGCTACTCCTTTAACTTCAGGAGCATACTCAGCATCAGACTTACCAGCAAATTTACCACCTTTAGCCATAGCTCGCAATGCAATAGCACCTGCAATGGTTCCATCTTTAGCATTAGCCTTAGCAGCATCTGCAGCTGCATTAGTGCCATTTTTAACCATAGATTGTAAGATATCAGCACCAGTTACAGCACCAACAGCCTTAGCAGCATCAGCTGCGG contains:
- a CDS encoding complement regulator-acquiring protein, producing MRTNLFIFTLLIIGLVSCDLNSKLLGSKKGNKDVPKKVVDGVQGDESYKQANVDDLAKVVNDIQGDEPAKEDKDVADKAELISELKKDTESLITVVKKDKAEVEDGNQYEMKDEVFKAVTDAVNNKTLDSVENKEARRLFYSSLGYDKGKIKEFAKILKKIESDAANKGTWIKDIISAGREHLQSNFEKVIDKLEKSKEKLAKLSLVDLKEVKTKFDEIKSQREAFIKAVDSLIASYKAKTDNIDSDSEKLIKHVEKKYKDLITVKIPGVKSVYDKIVGVLDTIK
- a CDS encoding P12 family lipoprotein, whose protein sequence is MKRSILSVCMLALLCLLSCDMNALNDLLNEVREKVLDESKDNKDLNHEQGNQEQKEDVIDDFEKGVEIQQDMEIQPVNSGFEVSKQVDPYYVQEEVIKIEEKDLVPSTESEKEAQEEIEKAESVFQASEFAKLTEERMLGLKNDYEQIKTSFYDIFSELNNKIQNKIERYSRRNKRQINRIQIQKLIQSYNQLNEQRSNIDRLMIQVDSGLDELGSAKLFFNKAKVTLKEGITERLINKHRNYWRSRRGESDLVSRQARREAENALTQLESSSMKLIEAKVIKKEIEELISEAKTVLENFAR
- a CDS encoding Vsp/OspC family lipoprotein — encoded protein: MKRITLCALFLTLFLLSSCNTSGAATKDGQAAKSDGTLIDLVTITKNIKDSVAFAKSVKEIHTLVKSIDELAKAIGKKIKNDGTLEAVADKNGSLIAGVVSIAAAIEAKVGELKIADSLKGLNGKVKDVEDKTKAFTAKLKNQHAVLGAADGATTDENAKKAIDYVNKANGDNGAKELGEINTAIDALLNDAEAAVTSAINVLTTSTKSASPAQSN